Proteins from one Bactrocera neohumeralis isolate Rockhampton chromosome 3, APGP_CSIRO_Bneo_wtdbg2-racon-allhic-juicebox.fasta_v2, whole genome shotgun sequence genomic window:
- the LOC126751937 gene encoding pneumococcal serine-rich repeat protein isoform X4, whose amino-acid sequence MEVATTNTHHHNHHHHHQQHQHLGHQLHHPAHRLPMAKAQPQQQQNSLIVSSALSAASDSATRNGNSGGSPRSPFQREVREWQRIDPDTGALLSGRLEADRWINGPLNSYGKISDSQNISQPNGTQHTQRKQLEVLQKRTANGAVQVIRAQTVQTSSSRSWSSSNSNSASTSASASASASPICMQTNAIGGRSILHNHNNSTNNHTNNNNSINSSSKHFHSTLQQHLAEANTHWLQLSPPTIAATVDISEVSTDDDLDKAAATIAETQYIVDDGEIDDDAAGDGNGDSVGGGGGGGVDVDAVPCNYSISRSGSAGSGSGGSKGHALSSSAASSSSTLHSQSSGLLVPDTAPSLKLSNLMKSSSGGSSSSNNSTKLNTHKSAVGKVSLHAIVGGGGGGAAVGDSNNNNKTNNSGRVNNDLTESPKSTATTTKSSSEALSGTKTWQSQPQPQQQRSNARHLEQATLYGQNSNSSKTRVGVADCDDCYAVVADADEPQPRYHQHHLQTQQQLRRQQQQSGGLLSETATPTRRRDLESFRLYGDSTAASAISASATAGAATADDNAKADDLRLSTRQLRRQQQPFGQLSSNALLQRSHSISTDDLSNEWETNEAVAESNEWRRVSKLRRSFQSSSTPNNGANSNKDSAAQEPTSSIRRPYDLPASTVSVSRIRAELESGRRLTTAMRNNHVDLAALESILHGPEKSTDASKRNTLLTAESLKEIRGRLKKLSDESLYKDDFIAYQQPPSADEHIEVQQSVRRKLSTPRLRQLTPEESLEISTPTQQPSSAFKVVGATHKANDNNETLKNLNQKHTSNSLESRQKATRDTSSTEWHSRRKSYGFEKMSPPDSKTMYRMDASTDSGLGRSGELGNWSPTEAAASTAARATVIHFGEPAKTVTSAHYRAGKSPVRRTPDEDLLKRHSIAVDESQYVRDNLRKTSQVHLNGFYEPAEPAAKTTLQLSRFEDNVAECNQGLSTGSTLFQRTQNAQKRVEFCKTEVHFAAESGRVNIVETDGKPPPTNNFRRRRRTTSGPLQTLTKTASTAATTTTAVSTAAATATTASNVTHFGDDHQQRHRTIATSVVAYKASLMEPPTVLNDAQAMPATTSVTVSVQKLSDSQHAEGSRGSYASTTSGVDTTDNENDEIAAIRGILKNKPIKPKPYHLGENIDSADALWGIQLKPVSGGGSSAVGVREKEDSPTAALNKSVAERVRIVEKRHEHSAPNGYSTKINLSLDEPAAVRDWPSAGAPKLMTNTDSQSITNNTNRRPSAQELILQDLREHQRMLDEGLKSTSLIIKTMRSANEFDEAMRRLSIASMESTTMPPIVVPTPMLRSNSYQETVRRYSNTSLESTERELTTQTVVNTSSSAASLAAATISRRLSFESQSAFVTPLSLPPAPLVAPRLKLLGSTEVTVSQQLSQLRRMYDIATQNANDEDTADSADEEVKSYFCPREQTEQSDSGGGTLESSSQEDERAVEYSSGSWSRMKAKRTIWKIEAEERKAVPAVLDKADLPKSNIMSIELHSPQTSLDKRDSFKRNQTPPVAKPRTVSNAVSANEHPQIHVATTVKQTADRFTTAEQQRESLKIVKEARGARKLREHELSYFGVPHAHKHDDNETKPKLLPNGNSNTMSMSKRTLPSRQRLTVIGNDDTKSMRRHEANHTDRTTTNTVSETTDAQTKAQTATKWQLLNDKPDLLRHSPIAVEPQLTRRTADVQQRERNSTSVERNKRMSTKELHLEDELNDVNEADDPDEHFYENITNEITPVFKVKSPQPYDRKMDVERDAYILNEMNENADLTMKALSDEAAHKDRRRRRSSLHRRDSKPLETIEEKMHTQKTSDSFIAVKMSRGTLASEAKRHARNDKNTRVRTSSQSSVESCPRARSRSLSSEREYENIRTPKTTRTPSSAATKTQSKTTSKQQHRSSSRESQRSARLPYSSGDEVNPREEQRVRMKSKRSSNTTSGTTGRGSAERRSSNSTKKDTEKHGHHSTTTSSRDVEQRRRAASSTTHASQREERAECVTVPPQQRTASSGRSSSSKRRDDHATSNTATSGSSSGRHSSSRTATEKSRSSANAGVRLLRSLRVGRSTDDAKVSSTEHRASGHRSTSEREREKAHEKEREKESQSKSRELLVLGILIMGATQPQTLHNTLRSLNEQNPAPQQQ is encoded by the exons ATATCCGATTCCCAAAACATCTCACAGCCGAATGGCACTCAACACACACAGCGCAAACAGCTCGAAGTGCTGCAGAAGCGCACCGCTAACGGTGCCGTACAAGTTATACGCGCACAAACCGTACAAACATCCTCATCCCGCTCATGGTCCTCGTCCAATTCCAATTCCGCCTCGACATCTGCCTCCGCCTCCGCCTCAGCATCGCCCATTTGCATGCAAACTAATGCTATTGGCGGTCGTAGCATATTGCACAatcacaacaacagcacaaataatcacaccaacaacaacaacagcattaaTAGCAGCAGCAAACATTTTCATAGCACATTGCAACAGCATTTAGCTGAGGCAAACACTCATTGGCTGCAACTATCGCCGCCAACGATTGCCGCCACTGTGGACATCAGCGAAGTCAGCACGGATGATGATCTCGATAAGGCAGCTGCAACAATTGCCGAAACACAGTACATTGTTGACGATGGCGAGATCGATGATGACGCTGCCGGTGATGGCAATGGCGATAgcgttggtggtggtggtggtggtggcgttgACGTCGACGCTGTGCCATGCAATTATTCAATTAGTCGCAGTGGCAGCGCGGGCAGTGGTAGCGGCGGCAGCAAAGGTCACGCTCTGTCATCATCGGCCGCATCGTCGTCATCCACATTGCATTCGCAGTCGTCAGGGTTGCTGGTGCCCGATACGGCGCCAAGCTTGAAATTGAGTAATCTCATG AaaagcagcagcggcggcagcagcagcagcaacaactccACAAAACTGAACACCCACAAGAGTGCGGTCGGTAAGGTGAGCCTACATGCAATTGTtggcggcggtggtggcggtGCTGCTGTCGGcgatagcaacaataacaacaaaaccaacaacagcgGTCGCGTCAACAATGACTTAACAGAGTCACCAAaaagcacagcaacaacaacgaaaagtTCAAGCGAAGCATTGAGTGGTACAAAAACGTGGCAGTCACAGCcgcagccgcagcagcagcgTAGTAACGCTCGTCATTTGGAACAAGCTACTCTATATGGCCAAAACAGCAATTCATCCAAAACGCGTGTAGGCGTCGCTGATTGCGATGATTGTTATGCGGTTGTGGCTGACGCAGATGAGCCGCAGCCGCgctaccaccaacaccaccttCAAACGCAGCAGCAGCTACgtagacaacaacagcaaagcggTGGTTTGCTAAGTGAAACGGCAACACCAACGCGTCGACGTGACTTGGAAAGTTTCCGGCTTTACGGTGACTCGACCGCAGCGTCGGCAATAAGCGCGTCAGCGACGGCAGGCGCGGCAACGGCGGATGACAACGCCAAAGCCGATGATTTACG CTTATCCACGCGTCAGTTGCGTCGTCAGCAGCAACCATTTGGTCAGCTGTCCAGCAACGCCTTGCTACAACGTTCCCATTCCATTTCTACGGACGACCTCAGCAACGAGTGGGAGACCAACGAAGCGGTCGCCGAGTCGAATGAGTGGCGACGTGTCAGCAAGTTGCGACGCTCCTTTCAATCATCCTCTACACCGAACAACGGCGCCAATAGTAACAAAGATTCAGCTGCACAAGAGCCGACGAGCTCTATACGCCGTCCCTACGATCTACCCGCCAGTACGGTGAGCGTTTCACGTATACGCGCCGAACTCGAAAGCGGACGACGTTTAACAACAGCTATGCGTAATAATCATGTGGATCTGGCGGCACTAGAGAGTATATTGCATGGACCGGAAAAATCGACAGACGCCAGTAAACGCAATACGCTGCTTACCGCCGAGTCATTGAAAGAGATACGTGGACGTCTAAAGAAATTATCGGATGAGTCATTGTATAAGGACGACTTTATAGCATATCAACAACCGCCGTCAGCCGATGAACACATTGAAGTGCAACAGAGCGTGCGTCGCAAGTTGTCCACACCACGTTTGCGTCAATTGACGCCGGAAGAGTCGCTCGAGATTTCAACGCCAACACAGCAACCGTCGTCGGCCTTCAAAGTTGTGGGCGCAACGCACAAAGCAAACGACAACAACGaaactttaaaaaacttaaaccaaaaacACACCTCAAACAGTTTGGAGTCTCGTCAAAAGGCTACCAGAGATACCAGTTCCACAGAGTGGCATTCGCGTCGCAAATCGTATGGTTTCGAGAAGATGTCGCCACCGGACAGCAAGACCATGTATCGCATGGACGCATCCACTGATAGCGGACTTGGGCGTTCCGGCGAACTGGGCAATTGGTCACCCACGGAAGCAGCAGCGTCCACAGCAGCACGCGCCACAGTCATACACTTCGGTGAACCCGCCAAAACAGTCACGTCAGCACATTATCGCGCTGGTAAGTCGCCGGTGCGTCGCACACCAGACGAGGATTTGCTCAAACGTCACTCGATCGCTGTCGATGAGAGTCAATATGTGCGCGATAACTTGCGTAAAACCTCACAGGTGCATTTGAATGGTTTCTACGAGCCCGCTGAGCCGGCTGCCAAAACCACACTGCAGCTAAGTCGTTTTGAAGACAATGTTGCGGAGTGCAATCAAGGTTTGAGCACCGGCTCCACACTCTTCCAGCGCACACAGAATGCACAGAAACGTGTCGAATTTTGCAAAACCGAGGTACATTTCGCCGCCGAATCGGGACGTGTCAATATCGTCGAAACCGATGGTAAACCGCCACCAACCAATAATTTCCGCCGGCGTCGTCGCACCACAAGTGGCCCACTACAAACGCTTACCAAAACCGCCAGCACAGCGGCGACAACTACAACAGCAGTGAGCACAGCAGCAGCCACAGCCACAACCGCTAGTAATGTTACACATTTCGGTGATGATCATCAGCAGCGGCATCGTACAATTGCCACATCGGTGGTGGCGTATAAAGCATCACTAATGGAACCACCAACTGTGCTCAATGACGCACAAGCGATGCCGGCCACAACTAGTGTAACAGTATCGGTGCAAAAGCTAAGCGATTCGCAGCACGCGGAGGGTTCGCGTGGCAGCTACGCCTCAACCACCAGTGGTGTGGATACGACCGACAATGAAAATGACGAAATCGCCGCTATACGTGGCATACTCAAGAATAAACCGATAAAACCGAAACCTTATCATTTGGGTGAGAACATCGACAGCGCAGATGCCTTGTGGGGTATACAGCTGAAGCCTGTGTCAGGTGGCGGTAGCAGCGCCGTCGGCGTACGCGAAAAAG AAGACTCACCCACTGCTGCGCTAAATAAATCCGTTGCGGAGCGCGTACGCATTGTGGAGAAACGTCACGAGCATAGCGCTCCCAATGGCTACTCTACAAAGATCAATTTGAGTCTGGACGAGCCAGCAGCGGTACGCGATTGGCCCAGCGCAG GTGCTCCCAAGCTAATGACAAACACTGACAGCCAATCCATAACCAACAACACAAATCGACGTCCCAGCGCACAAGAGCTCATACTACAAGATCTGCGCGAACATCAACGCATGCTCGACGAGGGACTCAAGTCCACATCGCTCAtcatcaaaacaatgcgttcGGCAAATGAGTTTGACGAAGCTATGCGACGCTTAAGCATCGCTTCAATGGAGTCGACTACAATGCCACCAATTGTTGTGCCCACACCAATGTTGCGTTCGAATAGCTATCAAGAGACTGTACGTCGTTATTCCAACACCTCCTTGGAGAGCACAGAACGCGAGTTAACTACACAAACCGTAGTTAATACGAGTAGTAGTGCTGCGTCATTAGCAGCGGCCACAATTAGTCGTAGATTGTCGTTCGAAAGTCAAAGTGCCTTCGTGACACCGTTAAGTCTGCCACCTGCACCGCTAGTGGCACCACGACTGAAACTGCTCGGCAGCACTGAGGTAACTGTAAGTCAGCAACTGTCACAGTTACGACGCATGTATGATATTGCAACACAAAATGCAAACGATGAAGATACCGCGGACAGCGCAGACGAAGAGGTAAAGAGCTACTTTTGTCCGCGTGAGCAGACGGAACAAAGCGATAGTGGTGGCGGTACATTGGAGAGTTCGTCGCAGGAAGATGAGCGGGCTGTTGAATACTCTAGCGGTAGTTGGAGTCGCATGAAGGCGAAGCGCACGATTTGGAAAATTGAGGCGGAAGAACGCAAAGCGGTGCCAGCCGTGTTGGATAAAGCAG ATCTACCTAAATCCAATATCATGAGCATAGAACTACATTCACCCCAAACCTCGTTGGATAAACGGGATTCTTTCAAACGCAACCAAACGCCGCCGGTGGCCAAACCAAGAACTGTGAGCAATG CAGTCAGTGCCAACGAGCATCCACAGATACACGTGGCCACAACCGTTAAGCAAACAGCTGATCGTTTCACTACAGCCGAACAGCAACGCGAGTCGCTGAAAATTGTCAAAGAAGCACGTGGTGCACGTAAATTACGCGAACATGAACTCTCATACTTTGGCGTGCCGCACGCCCATAAACACGACGACAACGAAACCAAACCGAAACTGCTGCCGAATGGCAACTCAAATACGATGAGTATGTCAAAGCGTACGCTACCGTCACGTCAACGTTTAACTGTTATTGGTAACGATGATACGAAATCGATGCGCCGACATGAAGCTAATCATACAGATAGAACAACGACAAATACAGTTAGTGAAACAACAGATGCTCAAACGAAAGCACAAACGGCCACAAAATGGCAACTGTTGAATGACAAACCCGATCTATTACGACACAGTCCGATTGCTGTGGAACCACAATTGACACGACGTACAGCAGATGTGCAGCAACGTGAACGTAATAGCACATCCGTGGAACGTAACAAACGTATGAGCACGAAAGAGTTGCATTTAGAGGATGAGCTCAATGATGTTAATGAAGCTGATGATCCCGATGAACATTTTTATGAGAATATAACGAATGAAATAACACCCGTCTTCAAGGTGAAATCACCACAACCGTACGATCGGAAAATGGATGTGGAACGAGACGCATATATATTGAACGAGATGAATGAGAATGCCGATCTGACTATGAAG GCGCTCTCCGATGAGGCCGCCCATAAAGatcgacgacgacgacgatctTCGCTCCATAGACGCGACTCCAAACCACTCGAAACCATCGAAGAGAAAATGCACACACAAAAAACCAGCGACTCATTTATTGCTGTGAAAATGTCACGTGGCACCTTAGCCTCCGAAGCAAAGCGTCACGCACGTAACGATAAAAACACACGAGTACGTACTTCATCACAATCGTCGGTAGAAAGTTGTCCACGTGCACGTTCACGTTCACTCTCCAGCGAACGTGAGTACGAAAACATACGTACACCGAAAACGACACGTACACCCTCCAGCGCCGCAACGAAAACACAATCGAAGACTACTAGCAAACAGCAACATCGCTCCAGTTCACGCGAGTCGCAACGCTCTGCGCGCTTGCCATATTCATCGGGCGATGAGGTAAATCCACGCGAGGAACAACGCGTGCGCATGAAGAGTAAACGTAGCAGCAATACAACGAGCGGCACAACGGGTCGTGGTAGTGCTGAACGACGCAGCAGCAATAGTACTAAAAAGGATACGGAAAAGCACGGTCATcactcaacaacaacaagcagcagaGATGTTGAGCAGCGACGGCGCGCGGCCAGCAGCACTACGCATGCCTCTCAGCGAGAGGAACGCGCTGAGTGCGTGACTGTGCCGCCACAACAGCGCACCGCTAGCAGTggacgcagcagcagcagcaagcgcCGTGACGATCATGCGACAAGCAACACCGCCACCAGCGGTAGCAGCAGCGGACGTCACTCCAGCTCACGTACAGCCACGGAGAAATCACGCAGCAGCGCTAACGCCGGTGTGCGTCTGTTGCGTTCGTTACGCGTCGGACGCAGCACAGATGATGCGAAAGTGTCGAGCACGGAGCATCGCGCGTCAGGACATCGTTCGACCAGCGAGCGTGAGCGTGAGAAGGCACATGAGAAAGAGCGCGAAAAGGAGTCGCAGTCCAAATCGCGAG